From the Sphingomonas sabuli genome, the window CCGCGCTGTCCGAAGTTCGTCAGCGGCGACCTCCACGCGATGACCGGCTACAGCTTCGCCGACGTGATGGAGCACCCCGACCTGTGGATAGAACGGGTGCACCGGGACGACAAGGCGCAAGTCCTTGCCGCTCTGGAAGAGCGCAACCGCACCGGCCGACTGTCGGTCGAATATCGCTGGCGCTGTTCGGACGGGTCGTACAAATTCTTTCACGACCAGGCGGTCCTGCTCAACGACGGCGACGGCAAGCCGCAGGAGTTTGCCGGCACGCTGACCGACGTCACCGAGCGCCGGCTGCTCGAAAGCCAATTGGTCCAGGCGCAGAAGATGGACGCGATCGGCAAGCTGACCGGCGGTATCGCGCACGACTTCAACAACCTCCTGGCCGCCGTGCTTGGCGGGCTCGGCCTGATCGAACGCCGGGCCAAGCTGTCGGGCGACAACAAGCGCATCATGGTGATGACTAAGCGCGCCGCCGACCAGGGTTCGGAACTGGTGCGCCGCCTGCTCGCTTTTTCGCGCCAGCAGCAGCTGGAGCCGGCCGCGCTCGACCTCGAGGCGCTGCACGAAGGCGTCGACGACTTGCTTCGCCACACGCTGGGCGGGCTGGTCGAGCTCGACTGGTCGATCCCGGCCGACGCGTGGAAGCCCTTTGCCGACCAGGCGCAGCTTGAGCTCGCGCTGATGAACCTCGTCATCAACGCCCGCGACGCCATGCCCGAAGGCGGCACGATCCAGGTCGCGATCGAAAACCGCACCGTCACCGACGACGACCCCTTGCCTTTGAGCGAAGGCGATTACGTGTCGCTGGCGGTGATCGACAACGGGTGCGGCATCGCGCCCGACATGCTCGACAAGGTGCTGGAACCGTTCTTCACCACCAAGGACGTTGGGAAGGGCACCGGGCTTGGATTGAGCATGGTCTATGGCTTTGCCAAACAATCCGCGGGCACGCTCAGCCTGAGTAGTGAGGTGGGCAAGGGCACGCGCGCGGAATTGTGGCTGCCGCGCGCATCGCAGCATGCCCCCGAGCGTGACCGCCGCACCGATGAGGCAGAGCCCGAAGTCTTGCGGACCTTGAACGTCCTGTTGATCGACGATCACGCGGAAGTGCGCGGGACGACGGCGGCGATGCTGGCCGAGCTTGGCCATTCGTCGGTCGAGGCCGGCAGCGGCCCCGAAGCCCTCGCCATTCTTGAAGAGCAAGGCGACGAGTTCGACCTGATCATCACCGATTACGCGATGCCCAAGCAGAGCGGGACCGAGGTCGTCCGCCGGTCACGCGAGATGAAGCCGGAGCTGCCCGCGATCATCATCACGGGTTATGCCGACGAAGCCGAAATCGGCGCCCGGCCGGCGGAAGTCGCCTTGTTGATGAAGCCATTCACGCTGGCCCAACTGGCCGGCGTCATTCGCAGTTCGACCTGATCAGCTGGCCGCGCGGCCGCCGGTAACCTTGCGCACCGCAGCGACGAGTTCGTCCTCATTGATCGGCTTTTGCACCACCACGACATCGGGCGCGCGGTCGATCAACTCGTCGGCGTAGCCAGTGATGAACACGACCGGGATATCGCGCTTTTCGCAAATTGCCCGCACCGCTTTCAGCCCGTCGCCGGGCAGCAGGCGAACGTCGGCGGTCAGCAGGTCGATCGGCTGGCCGCCGGCACCCAAAACCGCCGCGTCTTCGGACCGCGCGAAGGAAAAGGACGTATAGCCCATCCGCTCCAGCATATCCTGAAGCGTTTGGGCGATCAGATAATCGTCCTCCATGATGAACGCGCGCAATGCCTGTTCCTTTGTCCGCTTAACCGCTGGGTAAACGCGCTCCTATCATTCGGTTTCCGCCGCAGGGAGAACAATCGCCCGCGTCATGCCCGCCTGTCAGATTGCCGGACGGCGAAGGGCGCGGACCTTTGGCGGCGCCACCCCGCTCGCTTCGACCAATTCGGGCACCGGTTCGTGCATGTGCATCAGGGAACTCAGCAGCGCTTCGTCCTCGCTCGAGCAGACGCCGAGCACCAGCGCTTCGTCACAGCCCTCGGCGGCGAGATAGGCGTGGCCCATTTTCGAATCGATGTAGATCGCTTCGCCGGTCTGCAGCGTAACCGGATCGTAGAATTCGGTGTGGACGATGATCGAGCCTTCGAGGACGTGAATATATTCCTCGCCATTGTGCGACACGAGAT encodes:
- a CDS encoding response regulator, translating into MKTASAEPVTTTGSIPAAEQAERARVLVVDDDQRNLLAVRTVLEDVGEIVEASSGEEALRHLLKGEFAVILLDVLMPGIDGYETAEIIRSREQTKRIPIVFLSAVNKDAEHLLRGYEMGAVDYVFKPVDPVVLRSKVAVFVDLFAKTKEIERKARHEQALLDAALRANSERLKAEKGLRQAEQRQAAIIQSLPIVLYLEPLECEPRCPKFVSGDLHAMTGYSFADVMEHPDLWIERVHRDDKAQVLAALEERNRTGRLSVEYRWRCSDGSYKFFHDQAVLLNDGDGKPQEFAGTLTDVTERRLLESQLVQAQKMDAIGKLTGGIAHDFNNLLAAVLGGLGLIERRAKLSGDNKRIMVMTKRAADQGSELVRRLLAFSRQQQLEPAALDLEALHEGVDDLLRHTLGGLVELDWSIPADAWKPFADQAQLELALMNLVINARDAMPEGGTIQVAIENRTVTDDDPLPLSEGDYVSLAVIDNGCGIAPDMLDKVLEPFFTTKDVGKGTGLGLSMVYGFAKQSAGTLSLSSEVGKGTRAELWLPRASQHAPERDRRTDEAEPEVLRTLNVLLIDDHAEVRGTTAAMLAELGHSSVEAGSGPEALAILEEQGDEFDLIITDYAMPKQSGTEVVRRSREMKPELPAIIITGYADEAEIGARPAEVALLMKPFTLAQLAGVIRSST
- a CDS encoding response regulator, which translates into the protein MRAFIMEDDYLIAQTLQDMLERMGYTSFSFARSEDAAVLGAGGQPIDLLTADVRLLPGDGLKAVRAICEKRDIPVVFITGYADELIDRAPDVVVVQKPINEDELVAAVRKVTGGRAAS